In Lacerta agilis isolate rLacAgi1 chromosome 8, rLacAgi1.pri, whole genome shotgun sequence, one genomic interval encodes:
- the B3GALT6 gene encoding beta-1,3-galactosyltransferase 6: MKLLRLLCRHKTALGLGGLSLFGVVLLYLAKCTSEGLKPSHGWGLPQQQSPARTGGVSGPHPPAAAPPPPPEESAFLAVLVASGPKYTERRSIIRSTWLSVAGRVPNGDVWFRFVVGTGGLTGEELHTLELEQSRHQDLLLLPDLRDSYENLTSKVLAMFVWLDQHLDFRFVLKADDDTFVRLDVLVEELRAKEPRRLYWGFFSGRARVKSGGKWKENAWLLCDYYLPYALGGGYVVSADLVHYLRLTQDYLNIWQAEDVSLGAWLAPVDVKRVHDSRFDTEYKSRGCNNKYIVTHKQSIEDMLEKHQTLAKEGKLCKEEIKLRLSYTYDWSVPPSQCCQRKDGIP, translated from the coding sequence ATGAAGCTCCTCCGCCTGCTGTGCCGCCACAAGACGGCTCTGGGACTCGGTGGCCTGTCTCTCTTTGGCGTGGTGCTCCTCTACTTGGCCAAGTGCACCTCAGAAGGCCTCAAGCCCTCCCACGGCTGGGGGCTGCCTCAGCAGCAGTCTCCTGCCCGGACTGGGGGAGTGAGTGGGCCTCACCCTCCAGCCGccgccccacctcctcctcccgaggagaGCGCCTTCCTGGCTGTGTTGGTAGCCAGCGGCCCCAAATATACAGAGCGACGTAGCATCATCCGCAGCACCTGGCTCTCGGTGGCCGGCCGGGTCCCCAATGGAGACGTCTGGTTCCGTTTTGTGGTGGGCACCGGAGGACTGACCGGGGAGGAGCTCCACACCTTGGAGCTGGAGCAGAGCCGCCATCAGGATCTTCTGCTCCTTCCTGACCTACGAGACTCCTATGAGAACCTGACCTCCAAGGTCCTGGCTATGTTTGTGTGGCTCGACCAGCATCTGGACTTCCGCTTTGTCCTCAAAGCTGATGACGACACATTTGTGCGCTTGGATGTCCTCGTGGAGGAGCTGAGGGCCAAGGAGCCACGCCGCCTCTACTGGGGCTTCTTCTCTGGGCGTGCCCGTGTGAAATCCGGCGGGAAATGGAAAGAGAATGCCTGGCTCCTTTGTGACTACTACCTGCCCTATGCTCTGGGCGGCGGCTACGTGGTTTCAGCTGACCTGGTGCACTACTTGCGCCTCACGCAAGACTATCTCAACATATGGCAAGCTGAAGACGTATCCCTGGGTGCCTGGCTTGCTCCAGTGGATGTGAAGAGAGTTCACGACTCTCGTTTCGACACGGAGTATAAATCGCGGGGCTGCAACAATAAATACATTGTGACTCATAAACAGAGCATTGAGGACATGTTGGAGAAGCATCAGACTCTAGCCAAAGAAGGGAAGCTCTGTAAAGAAGAGATTAAACTCCGACTGTCCTACACGTATGACTGGAGTGTGCCTCCTTCACAGTGCTGCCAGAGGAAAGATGGTATACCTTGA